A window of the Cytophagaceae bacterium genome harbors these coding sequences:
- a CDS encoding ferredoxin has product MEHSQFKSGKELSSSSILIWRIVQAAVFLVGLVIFLALIFYPNIGLTLLWDILIPIAPLLLVVSVGVWRNVCPLATTNLFPRHFNLSKKKKMSVELQSILFLISVLSLYLIVPLRHAFLNNNGLATAIMFMIAVVIGVSMGFVYDWKSGWCSSLCPIHPVEKLYGGNTLISLPNAHCDSCVKCSVPCPDSTPNVHPKIVQKNIYQKISGMLLIGGFPGFVWGWFQVPDATGFSSFSELIQNYYLPFAGLITTLVIYLVVSGFVSKANERILTNIFAASAVSCYYWYRIPNLFGFGQFEKDGLLIDLKNIIPDWSITVVIVALSLFFFYWLVIRTTNKKSWVVRPSYS; this is encoded by the coding sequence ATGGAACATTCCCAATTCAAATCAGGAAAAGAACTTTCTTCTTCCTCTATTCTTATCTGGCGTATCGTACAAGCAGCCGTTTTTTTAGTTGGCCTCGTAATATTTTTAGCTTTGATTTTTTATCCGAATATTGGTTTGACTTTGCTTTGGGACATCCTTATTCCCATAGCTCCATTGTTGCTGGTTGTGTCGGTAGGAGTATGGCGAAATGTATGTCCTTTAGCCACAACTAACCTTTTTCCAAGGCATTTTAACCTTTCGAAAAAGAAAAAAATGTCGGTGGAATTACAATCTATTCTGTTTTTGATTTCAGTTTTATCTTTATATTTAATAGTCCCACTCAGACATGCTTTCTTAAATAACAATGGTTTAGCTACCGCAATTATGTTTATGATCGCAGTTGTTATCGGTGTTTCAATGGGTTTTGTTTATGATTGGAAAAGCGGTTGGTGTTCATCCCTTTGTCCCATTCATCCGGTTGAAAAGCTTTATGGAGGAAACACACTTATTTCACTTCCCAACGCTCATTGTGATTCATGCGTGAAATGTTCAGTTCCTTGTCCTGATTCAACTCCTAATGTACATCCAAAAATAGTACAGAAAAATATCTATCAGAAGATATCAGGCATGTTGTTGATAGGAGGTTTTCCGGGCTTTGTTTGGGGTTGGTTTCAAGTGCCTGATGCTACCGGTTTTAGCTCTTTTTCAGAATTAATTCAAAATTATTACCTTCCATTTGCTGGTTTAATTACCACTTTAGTGATTTATTTGGTGGTTTCCGGATTTGTCAGCAAAGCCAATGAGCGTATATTGACTAATATATTTGCTGCTTCAGCTGTATCTTGCTATTATTGGTATAGGATTCCCAATTTATTTGGATTTGGCCAGTTTGAAAAGGATGGACTTCTGATTGACCTTAAAAATATAATTCCTGACTGGAGTATAACGGTTGTCATTGTAGCACTTTCGTTGTTCTTTTTCTATTGGCTGGTAATTCGTACCACTAACAAAAAAAGTTGGGTAGTCAGGCCTTCTTATTCCTGA